One window of the Pseudarthrobacter sp. ATCC 49987 genome contains the following:
- a CDS encoding LuxR C-terminal-related transcriptional regulator codes for MYQQEAGLPAGSGRTDVMSAAQRPGKGRPEKHYTRHKTVAEVVAALTSGSGCGAVIVGEHGAGKSFVAQRALEKLGEDYLVVQVRGSSISSKLPYGALSVLLNELDASHLEHPLMVLRGLTQLLHNRAQGRSVVLFVDNAHDLDELSTMMVAQLCAGGHVLLLAACVDLPNLGSDIMGLWKDDLLRRVDLGPFDFSETADSLAHEYGGHFSHTAARALWNASGGNPLFLHSLAREQIKLGTIVRHEDSWVLGEKPVALAGEIRDVLKARLNRLSPGQRDVFELLSLAGALPLQTLMSVSKAQDIDTLQERGLIHVSHDHPPMVSIANPVTAGIVASVVPPGRSAELRRRLGAVLQDQDLDAFTGSTAVAWALDCGEDVEPGLALAAARLANKASDPQSALRFTREIAGKEKLAEVAVESARAHMSLHNDEAARRVLADVELRAGDGLALDEWAPLQLLWAELDRRSPAAAASALARLQEIELRLTASGDPGAGLTMVGERVRLAYAELAAFEGRYGDVLQIFQNVDATDLGSEAKVMAASLVSEAKAVTGDILGAVGLGRQVILAAGTLDLSDGSIREIRGRFLLLLLLSAKYREAADFLAGTSESWDEQARLGGMFEIGQGIVDLHRGHLTRALQRLESGVWQLRVNDPDAVAGLATAACAYAFALQGDEEKAGALLVEIEELQRRAPWLVNRITRYFELSAKAEIGQKTEALRALKLEADMDTEASALATGLQFLSAVARLGDRQASQKLSDLAGQVTGQFAGLCSRLAEGLKDADSEELLATSKDADAAGNAVFARDVTRKAVSCANDAGNRISLRMAQRTQQSLEDRFGNPRNGVLSLLNATLTARESEVAVRAAAGTSNRKIADEMHVSVRTVEGHLYQVYAKLHVASRSELKDVISGPVEHARLG; via the coding sequence TTGCGGAGGTGGTAGCGGCCCTGACCTCGGGATCGGGCTGCGGGGCCGTGATTGTTGGGGAACACGGGGCAGGAAAGTCCTTTGTTGCCCAGCGGGCCCTCGAGAAGCTCGGTGAAGACTACCTGGTGGTTCAGGTCCGGGGCAGCTCCATTTCCTCCAAACTTCCTTACGGGGCGCTCAGCGTACTGCTCAACGAACTTGATGCATCCCACCTTGAGCACCCACTGATGGTGCTGCGTGGCTTGACCCAATTGCTTCACAACCGGGCCCAGGGCCGCAGCGTCGTCCTCTTTGTCGACAATGCACATGACCTCGATGAGCTCTCCACCATGATGGTTGCCCAGCTCTGCGCCGGTGGACACGTCCTGTTGCTCGCAGCGTGCGTTGACCTGCCTAATCTGGGGAGCGACATCATGGGGCTCTGGAAGGACGACCTGCTGCGCAGGGTGGATCTTGGGCCCTTCGATTTCAGCGAAACGGCGGACAGCCTTGCCCATGAGTACGGCGGACACTTTTCCCACACAGCGGCACGTGCCCTCTGGAACGCCAGCGGCGGCAATCCGCTCTTCCTGCACTCCCTGGCCCGGGAGCAGATCAAGCTCGGCACGATTGTCCGCCACGAGGATTCCTGGGTTTTGGGGGAGAAACCGGTGGCTCTGGCCGGTGAAATCAGGGATGTTCTCAAGGCCCGCCTGAACCGGCTCAGCCCTGGCCAGCGCGATGTTTTTGAGCTTTTGTCGCTCGCCGGAGCGCTGCCGCTGCAGACCCTCATGAGCGTGTCCAAGGCGCAGGACATCGATACGCTCCAGGAGCGCGGGCTGATCCACGTCAGCCATGACCATCCGCCCATGGTGAGCATCGCCAACCCGGTCACGGCCGGAATCGTTGCCAGTGTGGTTCCGCCCGGCCGCAGTGCAGAGCTTCGCCGCCGGTTGGGTGCTGTTCTCCAGGACCAGGACCTCGACGCGTTCACGGGATCCACCGCAGTGGCGTGGGCTTTGGACTGCGGGGAAGACGTGGAGCCCGGGCTGGCCCTGGCCGCGGCCCGCCTCGCGAACAAAGCATCCGATCCGCAGTCCGCCCTCAGATTCACCCGGGAAATCGCGGGCAAGGAGAAGCTCGCCGAAGTGGCCGTCGAATCTGCCAGAGCGCATATGTCCTTGCACAATGACGAAGCAGCACGCCGTGTCCTGGCTGACGTTGAACTGCGCGCCGGCGATGGACTTGCCCTGGATGAGTGGGCCCCCCTTCAACTGCTGTGGGCCGAGCTGGACAGGCGCAGCCCGGCAGCGGCGGCAAGCGCACTGGCCCGGCTGCAGGAGATTGAACTGCGGCTGACGGCGTCAGGGGACCCCGGGGCTGGGCTGACGATGGTTGGTGAGCGTGTCCGCCTGGCTTATGCCGAGCTGGCCGCCTTCGAAGGCCGGTACGGTGATGTCCTGCAAATTTTCCAGAATGTGGATGCCACGGACTTGGGCAGCGAAGCAAAGGTCATGGCCGCGAGCCTTGTGAGTGAGGCGAAGGCGGTCACCGGCGACATCCTGGGTGCGGTCGGACTCGGGAGGCAAGTCATTCTGGCCGCCGGCACGCTTGACCTGTCCGACGGTTCGATCCGGGAAATCCGGGGTCGGTTCCTGCTGCTCCTGCTCCTGTCGGCCAAGTACCGGGAAGCCGCAGACTTCCTCGCGGGCACCTCGGAGTCGTGGGACGAGCAGGCCAGGCTCGGCGGGATGTTCGAGATCGGACAGGGAATCGTCGACCTCCACCGTGGCCACCTCACGAGGGCACTTCAACGCCTGGAGTCCGGGGTTTGGCAGCTGAGGGTAAACGATCCGGATGCAGTTGCCGGACTCGCAACCGCAGCCTGTGCCTATGCATTCGCGCTCCAGGGCGATGAGGAAAAAGCGGGTGCCCTGCTGGTGGAAATCGAGGAGCTGCAGCGCCGGGCACCGTGGCTGGTGAACCGCATCACACGGTACTTTGAACTCTCTGCCAAGGCGGAAATCGGCCAAAAGACTGAGGCCCTGCGCGCACTGAAGCTGGAAGCCGACATGGACACCGAGGCCTCGGCGCTTGCTACCGGCCTCCAGTTCCTCTCAGCGGTGGCCCGGCTGGGTGACCGTCAGGCAAGCCAGAAGCTCAGCGATCTCGCGGGCCAGGTCACCGGGCAGTTCGCCGGCCTGTGCTCCCGGCTTGCGGAAGGGCTGAAGGACGCCGACAGCGAGGAACTGCTGGCAACGTCCAAGGACGCCGATGCGGCCGGCAATGCAGTTTTCGCCAGGGATGTGACCAGGAAAGCGGTCAGTTGTGCCAACGACGCCGGCAACCGCATCTCCCTCAGGATGGCCCAGCGCACGCAGCAGTCCCTGGAGGACCGGTTCGGCAACCCAAGAAATGGCGTGCTCTCACTTTTGAACGCGACGTTGACAGCACGGGAATCCGAGGTGGCGGTCCGGGCAGCCGCAGGTACGTCCAACCGGAAGATCGCTGACGAGATGCACGTTTCCGTCCGTACCGTTGAGGGACATCTCTACCAGGTATATGCGAAGCTCCACGTCGCGAGCAGGTCGGAACTCAAAGATGTCATCTCCGGACCAGTGGAACACGCCCGCCTCGGCTAA